One segment of Cherax quadricarinatus isolate ZL_2023a unplaced genomic scaffold, ASM3850222v1 Contig1970, whole genome shotgun sequence DNA contains the following:
- the LOC128705804 gene encoding pigment-dispersing hormone 1 peptides gives MHSSVMVVVLMMLVMATVFTQAQDLKYPERQVVTELAAQIMRVAQGPWSTSLDLPTKRNSGLINSLLGIPKVMNDAGRR, from the exons ATGCACAGTTCCGTCATGGTAgtcgtgttgatgatgctggtgatggccACAGTCTTCACGCAGGCACAGGATCTCAAATATCCTGAGCGTCAG GTTGTGACTGAACTAGCAGCCCAGATCATGCGCGTGGCTCAAGGTCCCTGGAGCACCAGCCTTGACCTGCCCACCAAACGAAATTCCGGCCTCATCAACTCCCTTCTCGGAATCCCTAAGGTCATGAATGATGCCGGAAGAAGATAA